The Hymenobacter sp. GOD-10R genome includes a window with the following:
- a CDS encoding efflux RND transporter periplasmic adaptor subunit: MINHLLGRVAVGLVALLSVAGCNSKKKDTGGGPGGDGKGKGPAPIKDYAVLAIRPDTVTLFQDYPATIQGQQNIEIRPKIDGFIEAIYADEGAIVKKGQRLFHINAPQYEQEVRTARAGIKTAQANVAAARMGVAKVQPLVERNIISKYQLEGAQYTLQANLAALAQAQASLVNAETNLGYTNITSPVDGVIGTIPNRIGSLVNSTSADPLTTISSTGKVYAYFSLSEKALLDFIRRRPGSTLQEKLAKVSDVRLILADGSIYSLPGRVETAIGQINTETGTSSFRATFPNPQGLLRSGSSGLVRTQRPMENALIIPQSATYELQGKRFAYVLGRDTAAHAVAITTVPTPDGSSFVVQQGLKAGQKVIVEGVGGLKEGTKIRPLLVKSVKQEVAAQ, from the coding sequence ATGATAAATCATTTGCTCGGCCGGGTGGCCGTGGGGCTGGTAGCGCTTCTGAGCGTTGCAGGCTGCAATTCCAAGAAAAAAGACACGGGTGGCGGCCCTGGCGGAGATGGGAAGGGAAAAGGCCCAGCGCCTATAAAGGACTACGCCGTACTAGCTATCCGCCCCGATACGGTTACGCTTTTCCAAGACTATCCAGCTACTATTCAGGGCCAACAGAACATCGAGATTCGCCCGAAAATCGACGGTTTTATAGAAGCTATTTACGCCGACGAAGGTGCCATTGTGAAGAAAGGCCAGCGCCTGTTTCACATCAACGCGCCGCAGTATGAGCAAGAAGTGCGCACGGCGCGTGCCGGCATTAAAACCGCCCAGGCCAACGTGGCAGCCGCCCGCATGGGTGTTGCCAAAGTGCAACCGCTGGTCGAGCGCAATATCATCAGTAAATACCAGCTCGAAGGGGCTCAGTATACCTTACAAGCCAATTTAGCCGCCTTGGCGCAAGCGCAAGCTTCCCTGGTCAATGCCGAAACGAACCTAGGCTACACCAACATCACGAGCCCCGTGGACGGCGTCATCGGCACCATCCCGAACCGGATTGGAAGCCTAGTAAATAGCACCTCCGCCGATCCGCTCACTACTATTTCGAGCACCGGCAAGGTGTACGCGTACTTCTCGCTCAGCGAAAAAGCACTGCTGGATTTCATCCGCCGCCGGCCGGGCAGCACCCTACAAGAGAAGCTAGCCAAGGTGAGCGATGTGCGGCTTATTCTGGCGGATGGCAGCATCTACTCGCTCCCTGGGCGCGTGGAAACGGCTATTGGTCAGATTAATACCGAAACCGGCACAAGTAGCTTCCGCGCTACCTTCCCCAATCCCCAAGGGTTACTGCGCAGCGGCAGCAGCGGCTTGGTACGCACCCAGCGGCCCATGGAAAATGCCCTGATCATTCCGCAGAGCGCCACCTATGAGTTGCAGGGCAAGCGCTTCGCCTATGTGCTCGGGCGCGACACGGCGGCGCATGCAGTTGCCATCACCACCGTGCCCACCCCTGATGGTAGCTCGTTTGTGGTGCAGCAGGGGCTAAAAGCAGGTCAGAAGGTGATTGTAGAAGGCGTGGGTGGCTTGAAAGAAGGCACCAAAATCCGGCCCCTGCTGGTGAAGTCAGTAAAGCAAGAAGTGGCCGCTCAGTGA